GCCGCCCAGACCAGATCGAACAAACTCGCGTAGATAAAGCACACACTCAGGCGCCACCACAAATCGGCGCCCAGGTTGATCGAGTACGCTTCCAGTGGTGTCCCTTCGAGTAGCAAGTCTGGTCCGGGCGGTGCGCGGCAGAATCGTCAGGCTTGCCTAGTCCGAATGAAGGTTGTCGATCGCTTTCAGCCTGTTCAGAAACTCTCCCCTGCGCTCGCGATCCAGCGCTTCCTTCGCCATCATGTCCGGCAACAAGGTTTCAGCGCGAACGGCATCGAGAATGAACACACCGTCATCGTCGCCCAACGCAATGTCCCCTGGACTGATCCGCACCCCGGCGACTTCTACGGTGCCGTTGACCTCACCTCGCAGGCCGATTCCACGGGTGGTGTAAGCACTCACCCCAAAGCTGAAAACAGGCAACCGGTGTTCGCGCAAGGCCGCCGCATCGGTCACCGCACCACCGACCACAACACCTGCCAGCCCTTTGATCAGCCCGGCCAGCGTACGCAACTCGCCCCAGCAGGCGCACTCTTCGTCGCCTGCACATTCGATCACCAACACATCGCCCGCCTGACTGAGCAACAGCGCGTCGCGCAAGATGCTGCCGTCGGGTGGAAAGACCTTCACGGTGACGACA
The window above is part of the Pseudomonas fluorescens genome. Proteins encoded here:
- a CDS encoding RraA family protein; its protein translation is MIAPRQQHASAELLEHYREIAPSTLGHFGDQGYLRGIKPLFGNVRMLGNVVTVKVFPPDGSILRDALLLSQAGDVLVIECAGDEECACWGELRTLAGLIKGLAGVVVGGAVTDAAALREHRLPVFSFGVSAYTTRGIGLRGEVNGTVEVAGVRISPGDIALGDDDGVFILDAVRAETLLPDMMAKEALDRERRGEFLNRLKAIDNLHSD